Sequence from the Acropora muricata isolate sample 2 chromosome 10, ASM3666990v1, whole genome shotgun sequence genome:
CGATGATCCACTTTGATTGATTTGCTACGTCCCgagaaaaaggaagaatataCCTCACCTTTTCACCTACATAGATTTGATTGTACTTCACAGATCTTCAATttgcaaaaatacattttgaaaTAATCTCGGCCCCTTGGGCATATTCTTAAcatattttaaaacttttagaAATCTCAGCCTCAATACTCTTTACAAGTatattgttattaaaaaaaagagagaaaaagtgTACTGAAGGTTCTCAACATCAATGGATCATTAGAGCTGCTTTAGATCCAAGAATGAAGATGAGTATGAGTTTGTTTGCTAAGTCATAGTCAGGATGTGTAGTAGTCCATGACTTGTAACGCAGGTGGAAAACTCATTCTCAGCCACTTGCCAACGGCAAGCTTTAGATCAGAGTGTGAGGATGACCACGAGTTTTAAATTGATCTGATCATGCAAGCTTCAAAAGTTTTtgccctccaaacctaaagtGCATGCTACGTATGGAAAACTCGTACTTGTAGTTGTCCTCGTACTTCATTCTGAAGGTTGCCAGCAACaaaattttgaggaaaagtcATCTCCGCCCAGAAGGAGATTTACAAAGGTCAGTTTTGACTACTTCCAACGTGTCAAAATGTCATTCATACACAGCATTATTTCGGTTGTAATGTTCATGgattttttccttgaaaactcgtaaaaaaaaaaagagtagaaAACCAAAAACTGGCCGTTTTCAAAGTAACAAATTACGTGAGCACAAAGAGGAAGACGGAAAAGAGTACCATGTACCATACCTCTTGTGGACAAAACTTGTACTCGTCTTCGTTCTTGGATTTAAGGCTCTCTATTGTGTATGTTGAAGCAGACTTCGGACTATGCTTCATTAATTAACATGGAGATTAATAAAATCATTCAGAAATATCAGAGTCGGTTAGTGATGATTCATTGGGGTCTGAGATTAGGTGGTATTCTCATTCAGCTCTTAATGCTGATGCTAAATTCCTTGACTTCTACTTCATATGCATCAAAGTGCCCTATTTCCTAACTCACTGTATTTCTGCATTGACCTGCTTGGtgaactgtttttgttttgaaaacaaaccaTGGTGTTGTACACTTTGATCGAGTTATACAGGTAATTGtttggaattctgattggtaCATCACTCTGTTTCCTTCTGTAGTGATTGGTCGAGGGTATAAAAATTTTTCTCTGGTATTGGTTTTATGACTGTCTTTGAAAACCTctcttgaaatattttgaaatacaaCTAATGGTAGATCATATTTTAAACTTTTGAAATTGTATGCTTTAAACACCATTTTAGGAAAGTTATTCAACACTTAGTTTTGGGATCATTACAAACTCAAAGGAAGAGAAATATTTGTTTAAGATTTGCCCAGTTGGATTTGCTGTTACCTTAAAGAATGTTGCATCAGCCAGTAATAGCATGTTATGTTAGAGTACTTGGCTTTATCTGACAGGCAAGtaaaataacaaattttaatGTTGGACAAGTAATTTATCCCACAGTTGATATTTCACTtgccataattattattgttatttcatGGATAACTCACAATTTCTTTCCACATGTTAGATACTATATACAAATTGtgctattattaattttgtttatatgACATCCTGAGAAATTTGAAATGCCACTGTTTGATATTTCCCATTAAGCAGAAATACCTTGGTTCTCAAACAATCATTTTGTGTGACTCAGTAATTTCTCTGGCACAATAAAATTAACATGATATTGATATCATTTAATCATATTTTATTGTTATCAGCTGTACATAATCAGTAGGTCAATATTCATTAAATTAGGTTCAAGAGTTTTGTGACCCTTCAATTCCTCAAGAATAATTCTCTTAAATTTACTAGAAAAGTTGCTGGAATTTCAGAATCTAGAATTTATGTTAAACagcagattgaaaaaaaaaatactggtAGCCATCAGTAGGTCATCTGTGACTTATTCTTGTGCATAAGCGTTGAGGCCTTGGAATGCATGTGTTATTTCTCTTGCTTCCAAAGGAAATGGTAAACAAAAATTTTAgttgcaaaataataataaaattattataataatttatgttaAAAGAGcaagtttaaaaagaaaaaaaactgatatATTTTTTCAGATAATTACAACCATGGTACTTAAGATTACTCTGGCATCAAACGTGGAAGGATGGGGCATCATGATGAATGGGCAGCTAGAAAGTGCACTAGCCAGTGACCAAAGAGTTGAAGTTAGTGGATTTGTTCCTGGTTACACACAGGAGCAGAGAGCTCAGGCTCAAAGATTGAATATTACCCTCTATGATGCAAAACACTACATTGGTTTTGACACAAATGAGCGTCTTGCTTATCCACCTGATGATCTTAAAATTGATCTTTTGATCATGCATTCCTATGGTCGTCATGTGGGAAAACAAGCACAGGTTATAGTAGATGCTAAAGAGTGCAAGTGGGTCCTGGTTGTGCACACAATCAGTGAGGAATTGGAGAAATACATGAAAGCGGTAGCTTCAAGCTCAGGGTTCAAGGAATCAGAGCATGAGCTACAGGTGAATCTCTGTGAGAAAGCTGATCTTGTGCTTGCTGTGGGTCCTCAAGTAGCAGAAGCTTACAAGGATGCACTGCGACCCCATGGAAACCAAGGCAAAGTCATTACACTAATGCCCAGCATCCCAAAAGAATTCCTGGGTGTGCGTCAGCGTATTAAAAATGATTCACGTGAGATCTTTCGTGTGCTGATAAGTGCCTCAGCAAAGTATTTTGAAGTCAAAGGGTGTGATATTGCTGCGAAGGCTTTCATGAAATTAGGGGATCCCTCAATTCACCTCTTACTTGTGGTGAAAGAAGGTGATGATACTGCTGCAATAAAAGAAGCCATGGTTAAGGAAGGAATCAACCTGAAACAACTGACAGTGCGAGAATTTTCTGGAACTGATGACTCATGGCGACGACTACTCTGCGAAGTGGATCTACTCATCAAGCCATCAAAGACAGAGGGATTTGGAATGAGTGGTCTCCGTGCCATTGCAGCAGATCTACCAGTGCTCATCAGTGAAAATTGTGGACTGGGCATTGCTCTGAAAAGGCTACCTTTTGGTGACATGTACGTGGTGGACTCACAAGATCCAGAAGTTTGGGCTGAGAGGATTAAGGAGATTAAAGAAAAAGATGTGAAAATCTGCCATTTGGAAGTGGAGCAGCTTAAGAAGGAATATATTAAAGAGTACATGTGGGAGAATCAGTTTAATTCAGTGGTTGCAGAATTTGTCAAAATGTTCCCGTCAAGTGATGGTACAGTTTTtcttagttgttgtttttttttcattgatgaTAAGTATTATGTTATATATAATAATGTATCCCAAGTTATATTTACAATATCCTGTTTTTTTGTGGCATGCCTAATTTGCCTTAACCAAAATGAAACATATGAGGGGAACTTTTGCAATTATATATTCATACAAACATGATTCAATATCCCATATTCAGACATACTGGTATCTATCCctcctgtttcttttttgtcttttttctcgATGTGCAATGAGTATCATACTTAAGATAATTTAATGTTTTGCTTTCTGGTTTATTACTTTGGTTTGTAGCAAAATTATTACTATGATAAGGATTAGTATTATCATTACAATTGTTGGTATTGTTGTGATACTTTTATTGTTGTCATAATAATAAATGCTTTTATCCTACTCCAGGCAGGGAAAGGCCTTATGCTGAGGAAAATGTATCTGGAGGGGAGAAGATTAAGTCTGGGATTCAAGAGACAAATCAAGGCAAAGAAGATGATATCTAGTTTGCAAAGACTTACAAAAAGGGTACTTTTTGTTCTAAAATTTTGTTGCAAGAATTTAgtaaacttgtcattttttatgAAATTACTAAATGTTGTTGTAGAAGGTGAAGCAGCTACCCTTGCCAGCAATCTGAGACATTGTGTTGGTATTTAAAGAAAACCCATTTTCGTGAGTGAGACACCTTTGGTTTCTCGGTCACTTTGAACTGATATACCCTTAAAATGACATGTCTGGAGACAATGACGGCAAAGTTTAGATCGACTTTCTTATAGGTCCATGTGACCAGTACTTTGATGTGATGCAGTTATAGCTGTGCCACTTTGGGAGTCAATAACTTAagtaatatttgttttttgtttgtgattAGCCTACATGAGACATTCTCTTCTGTTGTATGACACACAGTCAAAGGTCAGGGCTTGGTGACTCGGAAAGCCCCAAATTAGGGATTTTACACAAAGACAATGGCAACAGTAATGAGAATGTCTCTCTGAAACACAAGTTCACATTTCTTGTGGCatcaaagaataattattatttcacgtCATTTGGAATATAAACTGAGAAATAACTGTCTGTAAGCATTTAACAGGCAT
This genomic interval carries:
- the LOC136931436 gene encoding uncharacterized protein, whose product is MVLKITLASNVEGWGIMMNGQLESALASDQRVEVSGFVPGYTQEQRAQAQRLNITLYDAKHYIGFDTNERLAYPPDDLKIDLLIMHSYGRHVGKQAQVIVDAKECKWVLVVHTISEELEKYMKAVASSSGFKESEHELQVNLCEKADLVLAVGPQVAEAYKDALRPHGNQGKVITLMPSIPKEFLGVRQRIKNDSREIFRVLISASAKYFEVKGCDIAAKAFMKLGDPSIHLLLVVKEGDDTAAIKEAMVKEGINLKQLTVREFSGTDDSWRRLLCEVDLLIKPSKTEGFGMSGLRAIAADLPVLISENCGLGIALKRLPFGDMYVVDSQDPEVWAERIKEIKEKDVKICHLEVEQLKKEYIKEYMWENQFNSVVAEFVKMFPSSDGRERPYAEENVSGGEKIKSGIQETNQGKEDDI